The Arachis ipaensis cultivar K30076 chromosome B03, Araip1.1, whole genome shotgun sequence region NNNNNNNNNNNNNNNNNNNNNNNNNNNNNNNNNNNNNNNNNNNNNNNNNNNNNNNNNNNNNNNNNNNNNNNNNNNNNNNNNNNNNNNNNNNNNNNNNNNNNNNNNNNNNNNNNNNNNNNNNNNNNNNNNNNNNNNNNNNNNNNNNNNNNNNNNNNNNNNNNNNNNNNNNNNNNNNNNNNNNNNNNNNNNNNNNNNNNNNNNNNNNNNNNNNNNNNNNNNNNNNNNNNNNNNNNNNNNNNNNNNNNNNNNNNNNNNNNNNNNNNNNNNNNNNNNNNNNNNNNNNNNNNNNNNNNNNNNNNNNNNNNNNNNNNNNNNNNNNNNNNNNNNNNNNNNNNNNNNNNNNNNNNNNNNNNNNNNNNNNNNNNNNNNNNNNNNNNNNNNNNNNNNNNNNNNNNNNNNNNNNNNNNNNNNNNNNNNNNNNNNNNNNNNNNNNNNNNNNNNNNNNNNNNNNNNNNNNNNNNNNNNNNNNNNNNNNNNNNNNNNNNNNNNNNNNNNNNNNNNNNNNNNNNNNNNNNNNNNNNNNNNNNNNNNNNNNNNNNNNNNNNNNNNNNNNNNNNNNNNNNNNNNNNNNNNNNNNNNNNNNNNNNNNNNNNNNNNNNNNNNNNNNNNNNNNNNNNNNNNNNNNNNNNNNNNNNNNNNNNNNNNNNNNNNNNNNNNNNNNNNNNNNNNNNNNNNNNNNNNNNNNNNNNNNNNNNNNNNNNNNNNNNNNNNNNNNNNNNNNNNNNNNNNNNNNNNNNNNNNNNNNNNNNNNNNNNNNNNNNNNNNNNNNNNNNNNNNNNNNNNNNNNNNNNNNNNNNNNNNNNNNNNNNNNNNNNNNNNNNNNNNNNNNNNNNNNNNNNNNNNNNNNNNNNNNNNNNNNNNNNNNNNNNNNNNNNNNNNNNNNNNNNNNNNNNNNNNNNNNNNNNNNNNNNNNNNNNNNNNNNNNNNNNNNNNNNNNNNNNNNNNNNNNNNNNNNNNNNNNNNNNNNNNNNNNNNNNNNNNNNNNNNNNNNNNNNNNNNNNNNNNNNNNNNNNNNNNNNNNNNNNNNNNNNNNNNNNNNNNNNNNNNNNNNNNNNNNNNNNNNNNNNNNNNNNNNNNNNNNNNNNNNNNNNNNNNNNNNNNNNNNNNNNNNNNNNNNNNNNNNNNNNNNNNNNNNNNNNNNNNNNNNNNNNNNNNNNNNNNNNNNNNNNNNNNNNNNNNNNNNNNNNNNNNNNNNNNNNNNNNNNNNNNNNNNNNNNNNNNNNNNNNNNNNNNNNNNNNNNNNNNNNNNNNNNNNNNNNNNNNNNNNNNNNNNNNNNNNNNNNNNNNNNNNNNNNNNNNNNNNNNNNNNNNNNNNNNNNNNNNNNNNNNNNNNNNNNNNNNNNNNNNNNNNNNNNNNNNNNNNNNNNNNNNNNNNNNNNNNNNNNNNNNNNNNNNNNNNNNNNNNNNNNNNNNNNNNNNNNNNNNNNNNNNNNNNNNNNNNNNNNNNNNNNNNNNNNNNNNNNNNNNNNNNNNNNNNNNNNNNNNNNNNNNNNNNNNNNNNNNNNNNNNNNNNNNNNNNNNNNNNNNNNNNNNNNNNNNNNNNNNNNNNNNNNNNNNNNNNNNNNNNNNNNNNNNNNNNNNNNNNNNNNNNNNNNNNNNNNNNNNNNNNNNNNNNNNNNNNNNNNNNNNNNNNNNNNNNNNNNNNNNNNNNNNNNNNNNNNNNNNNNNNNNNNNNNNNNNNNNNNNNNNNNNNNNNNNNNNNNNNNNNNNNNNNNNNNNNNNNNNNNNNNNNNNNNNNNNNNNNNNNNNNNNNNNNNNNNNNNNNNNNNNNNNNNNNNNNNNNNNNNNNNNNNNNNNNNNNNNNNNNNNNNNNNNNNNNNNNNNNNNNNNNNNNNNNNNNNNNNNNNNNNNNNNNNNNNNNNNNNNNNNNNNNNNNNNNNNNNNNNNNNNNNNNNNNNNNNNNNNNNNNNNNNNNNNNNNNNNNNNNNNNNNNNNNNNNNNNNNNNNNNNNNNNNNNNNNNNNNNNNNNNNNNNNNNNNNNNNNNNNNNNNNNNNNNNNNNNNNNNNNNNNNNNNNNNNNNNNNNNNNNNNNNNNNNNNNNNNNNNNNNNNNNNNNNNNNNNNNNNNNNNNNNNNNNNNNNNNNNNNNNNNNNNNNNNNNNNNNNNNNNNNNNNNNNNNNNNNNNNNNNNNNNNNNNNNNNNNNNNNNNNNNNNNNNNNNNNNNNNNNNNNNNNNNNNNNNNNNNNNNNNNNNNNNNNNNNNNNNNNNNNNNNNNNNNNNNNNNNNNNNNNNNNNNNNNNNNNNNNNNNNNNNNNNNNNNNNNNNNNNNNNNNNNNNNNNNNNNNNNNNNNNNNNNNNNNNNNNNNNNNNNNNNNNNNNNNNNNNNNNNNNNNNNNNNNNNNNNNNNNNNNNNNNNNNNNNNNNNNNNNNNNNNNNNNNNNNNNNNNNNNNNNNNNNNNNNNNNNNNNNNNNNNNNNNNNNNNNNNNNNNNNNNNNNNNNNNNNNNNNNNNNNNNNNNNNNNNNNNNNNNNNNNNNNNNNNNNNNNNNNNNNNNNNNNNNNNNNNNNNNNNNNNNNNNNNNNNNNNNNNNNNNNNNNNNNNNNNNNNNNNNNNNNNNNNNNNNNNNNNNNNNNNNNNNNNNNNNNNNNNNNNNNNNNNNNNNNNNNNNNNNNNNNNNNNNNNNNNNNNNNNNNNNNNNNNNNNNNNNNNNNNNNNNNNNNNNNNNNNNNNNNNNNNNNNNNNNNNNNNNNNNNNNNNNNNNNNNNNNNNNNNNNNNNNNNNNNNNNNNNNNNNNNNNNNNNNNNNNNNNNNNNNNNNNNNNNNNNNNNNNNNNNNNNNNNNNNNNNNNNNNNNNNNNNNNNNNNNNNNNNNNNNNNNNNNNNNNNNNNNNNNNNNNNNNNNNNNNNNNNNNNNNNNNNNNNNNNNNNNNNNNNNNNNNNNNNNNNNNNNNNNNNNNNNNNNNNNNNNNNNNNNNNNNNNNNNNNNNNNNNNNNNNNNNNNNNNNNNNNNNNNNNNNNNNNNNNNNNNNNNNNNNNNNNNNNNNNNNNNNNNNNNNNNNNNNNNNNNNNNNNNNNNNNNNNNNNNNNNNNNNNNNNNNNNNNNNNNNNNNNNNNNNNNNNNNNNNNNNNNNNNNNNNNNNNNNNNNNNNNNNNNNNNNNNNNNNNNNNNNNNNNNNNNNNNNNNNNNNNNNNNNNNNNNNNNNNNNNNNNNNNNNNNNNNNNNNNNNNNNNNNNNNNNNNNNNNNNNNNNNNNNNNNNNNNNNNNNNNNNNNNNNNNNNNNNNNNNNNNNNNNNNNNNNNNNNNNNNNNNNNNNNNNNNNNNNNNNNNNNNNNNNNNNNNNNNNNNNNNNNNNNNNNNNNNNNNNNNNNNNNNNNNNNNNNNNNNNNNNNNNNNNNNNNNNNNNNNNNNNNNNNNNNNNNNNNNNNNNNNNNNNNNNNNNNNNNNNNNNNNNNNNNNNNNNNNNNNNNNNNNNNNNNNNNNNNNNNNNNNNNNNNNNNNNNNNNNNNNNNNNNNNNNNNNNNNNNNNNNNNNNNNNNNNNNNNNNNNNNNNNNNNNNNNNNNNNNNNNNNNNNNNNNNNNNNNNNNNNNNNNNNNNNNNNNNNNNNNNNNNNNNNNNNNNNNNNNNNNNNNNNNNNNNNNNNNNNNNNNNNNNNNNNNNNNNNNNNNNNNNNNNNNNNNNNNNNNNNNNNNNNNNNNNNNNNNNNNNNNNNNNNNNNNNNNNNNNNNNNNNNNNNNNNNNNNNNNNNNNNNNNNNNNNNNNNNNNNNNNNNNNNNNNNNNNNNNNNNNNNNNNNNNNNNNNNNNNNNNNNNNNNNNNNNNNNNNNNNNNNNNNNNNNNNNNNNNNNNNNNNNNNNNNNNNNNNNNNNNNNNNNNNNNNNNNNNNNNNNNNNNNNNNNNNNNNNNNNNNNNNNNNNNNNNNNNNNNNNNNNNNNNNNNNNNNNNNNNNNNNNNNNNNNNNNNNNNNNNNNNNNNNNNNNNNNNNNNNNNNNNNNNNNNNNNNNNNNNNNNNNNNNNNNNNNNNNNNNNNNNNNNNNNNNNNNNNNNNNNNNNNNNNNNNNNNNNNNNNNNNNNNNNNNNNNNNNNNNNNNNNNNNNNNNNNNNNNNNNNNNNNNNNNNNNNNNNNNNNNNNNNNNNNNNNNNNNNNNNNNNNNNNNNNNNNNNNNNNNNNNNNNNNNNNNNNNNNNNNNNNNNNNNNNNNNNNNNNNNNNNNNNNNNNNNNNNNNNNNNNNNNNNNNNNNNNNNNNNNNNNNNNNNNNNNNNNNNNNNNNNNNNNNNNNNNNNNNNNNNNNNNNNNNNNNNNNNNNNNNNNNNNNNNNNNNNNNNNNNNNNNNNNNNNNNNNNNNNNNNNNNNNNNNNNNNNNNNNNNNNNNNNNNNNNNNNNNNNNNNNNNNNNNNNNNNNNNNNNNNNNNNNNNNNNNNNNNNNNNNNNNNNNNNNNNNNNNNNNNNNNNNNNNNNNNNNNNNNNNNNNNNNNNNNNNNNNNNNNNNNNNNNNNNNNNNNNNNNNNNNNNNNNNNNNNNNNNNNNNNNNNNNNNNNNNNNNNNNNNNNNNNNNNNNNNNNNNNNNNNNNNNNNNNNNNNNNNNNNNNNNNNNNNNNNNNNNNNNNNNNNNNNNNNNNNNNNNNNNNNNNNNNNNNNNNNNNNNNNNNNNNNNNNNNNNNNNNNNNNNNNNNNNNNNNNNNNNNNNNNNNNNNNNNNNNNNNNNNNNNNNNNNNNNNNNNNNNNNNNNNNNNNNNNNNNNNNNNNNNNNNNNNNNNNNNNNNNNNNNNNNNNNNNNNNNNNNNNNNNNNNNNNNNNNNNNNNNNNNNNNNNNNNNNNNNNNNNNNNNNNNNNNNNNNNNNNNNNNNNNNNNNNNNNNNNNNNNNNNNNNNNNNNNNNNNNNNNNNNNNNNNNNNNNNNNNNNNNNNNNNNNNNNNNNNNNNNNNNNNNNNNNNNNNNNNNNNNNNNNNNNNNNNNNNNNNNNNNNNNNNNNNNNNNNNNNNNNNNNNNNNNNNNNNNNNNNNNNNNNNNNNNNNNNNNNNNNNNNNNNNNNNNNNNNNNNNNNNNNNNNNNNNNNNNNNNNNNNNNNNNNNNNNNNNNNNNNNNNNNNNNNNNNNNNNNNNNNNNNNNNNNNNNNNNNNNNNNNNNNNNNNNNNNNNNNNNNNNNNNNNNNNNNNNNNNNNNNNNNNNNNNNNNNNNNNNNNNNNNNNNNNNNNNNNNNNNNNNNNNNNNNNNNNNNNNNNNNNNNNNNNNNNNNNNNNNNNNNNNNNNNNNNNNNNNNNNNNNNNNNNNNNNNNNNNNNNNNNNNNNNNNNNNNNNNNNNNNNNNNNNNNNNNNNNNNNNNNNNNNNNNNNNNNNNNNNNNNNNNNNNNNNNNNNNNNNNNNNNNNNNNNNNNNNNNNNNNNNNNNNNNNNNNNNNNNNNNNNNNNNNNNNNNNNNNNNNNNNNNNNNNNNNNNNNNNNNNNNNNNNNNNNNNNNNNNNNNNNNNNNNNNNNNNNNNNNNNNNNNNNNNNNNNNNNNNNNNNNNNNNNNNNNNNNNNNNNNNNNNNNNNNNNNNNNNNNNNNNNNNNNNNNNNNNNNNNNNNNNNNNNNNNNNNNNNNNNNNNNNNNNNNNNNNNNNNNNNNNNNNNNNNNNNNNNNNNNNNNNNNNNNNNNNNNNNNNNNNNNNNNNNNNNNNNNNNNNNNNNNNNNNNNNNNNNNNNNNNNNNNNNNNNNNNNNNNNNNNNNNNNNNNNNNNNNNNNNNNNNNNNNNNNNNNNNNNNNNNNNNNNNNNNNNNNNNNNNNNNNNNNNNNNNNNNNNNNNNNNNNNNNNNNNNNNNNNNNNNNNNNNNNNNNNNNNNNNNNNNNNNNNNNNNNNNNNNNNNNNNNNNNNNNNNNNNNNNNNNNNNNNNNNNNNNNNNNNNNNNNNNNNNNNNNNNNNNNNNNNNNNNNNNNNNNNNNNNNNNNNNNNNNNNNNNNNNNNNNNNNNNNNNNNNNNNNNNNNNNNNNNNNNNNNNNNNNNNNNNNNNNNNNNNNNNNNNNNNNNNNNNNNNNNNNNNNNNNNNNNNNNNNNNNNNNNNNNNNNNNNNNNNNNNNNNNNNNNNNNNNNNNNNNNNNNNNNNNNNNNNNNNNNNNNNNNNNNNNNNNNNNNNNNNNNNNNNNNNNNNNNNNNNNNNNNNNNNNNNNNNNNNNNNNNNNNNNNNNNNNNNNNNNNNNNNNNNNNNNNNNNNNNNNNNNNNNNNNNNNNNNNNNNNNNNNNNNNNNNNNNNNNNNNNNNNNNNNNNNNNNNNNNNNNNNNNNNNNNNNNNNNNNNNNNNNNNNNNNNNNNNNNNNNNNNNNNNNNNNNNNNNNNNNNNNNNNNNNNNNNNNNNNNNNNNNNNNNNNNNNNNNNNNNNNNNNNATtctcaattattttttattttatgtggttcgttaataaaaaggaaaagtataaatAAACAATTTTATATGCAATCAAATGGAGctaatttcttaaaaaaaaattagtttttgaattttaaaataggaaattTGCACTCAAATAACACGTGTCGTCTTATTCCATTTCCTCACGCCACGACCTTTTTCTCCAACTCTTCTCACCGTGACATCGCACCCTCCCCTCCAACCTTTCTTGTCGCGGCACCATTCCCTCCTGATCCATTTGCTCTCGCGGCGCTTCCGTACCTCCCCTTCTCAACTCTTCTCGTGACACCGTATCTTCTCCTCCAACTCTTTGCGTCGCAATCCACCCCTCTCCTCTAACCTTTCTCGTTGCGGAGCCGACCCTTCTTTCTCTATCTCCTCTCCTCTTGTCGTGTCACCGTCCTGTGGAAGTCTTCTTTTTGTGATGCCCGTATCATCACTCTCGAAGCCCTCTCGCTGTGACACATgacgttgttgttgttgttgttgttgcagaAATTATTTTTCTTATGGAACTATTTTTGGTGTATTGGCTGAATATTGGTGAAGGAGGTGTTTTGTCGAAGTGTGGTGTCGGATTCAACACGCCAGGGGCGTGGTGCCTGAGCCCGTCAGTAGCGTGTCAGCACCCGTCAACACGCAGGAGGCGTGGTGATGCCAACACGTCGGGGGCGTGGTGCTGTGGAACCCGTGAAGCGATGCAGGTTTTTGCTGAGTTCCAATGTTGCAGCAGCACGGGGGGCCATGTTGCAGGCCTGCCTGCATGCATGGAACAGCCCTCCAATCTGGTAACCAGCGAGCAACCCTCAACCCTTTATAAATTCAATCTTCTTCCCTTCCATTGAAGCACACAATCATAGTGCTGAAGTAAGGAATcgagagagaaaaaagagagtgTACGAGGAAGAGCATGTAtaatttgaaagaagaaaaaaaattatacggTGCAGTAGTGAAGAGAGTATTGATAGCAGTAGTGATATTAGTGTGTAGTGTGAGTAGTGgtttagaagaagaaaaaaatttttgaaaaaaaaaattattagtttgtAGTGATTAAAAAATGGTACGTAATTATACGACGCCCGAAGAACATATTATCAATTATTTGAATCATCTAACTTATATAAGTtgacaaattttatttttttatgtatttaaattttttttattttgttttttatgtatttaaattttttaaaattttttatgtatatatataagaaaaaaatcatttatatttatttatttaaagagtaaaagacaaataggtctctGACCTTTTAAAATGAGGACATTTTTGTCCCTCaagattggaaaatacatttcgATCCCTCATGTTTTAAAACGCGTGACAATTAGATCCCTACATCGAGTTGGGCTTCAAAACGGCAACGAAACATGCTGACCTGGAAGGGTAGAGTATTAGGTGTCCGTTTTAGTTGCTGATGTGGATGGAGAACAAATTTTTAATGGACAAATTAGTCCTTGATGCCTAACATCTTGCCTCTGTGATGCGAGTTTCTGCTCAATGACCCTCCTACTCTCATCATTTTGATTATTCTGAAACTTGTTCATAGCTTGCTCTAATTGATTCAAAACCTCCATTTCACTATACAAATTCTTAGTGTTACTAACATACCTATCCATCTTCCTCACCATACATTCCATATGCTTAACCAAGAACCCTAATTCATTGACATCTATGACCCCACTCACAATGTCACCATACACATACTCAAATCCCTGCAATAATGCAGGAACAGAACACTTCTTCCCTAACCATATTTATGTAAGACTATATATATAAACACTAGCACTAAAATGAAGGCCTAAATTTGAGAGTTTTaaactaattctaatcctaacacATACAGTAATACCTGCAAGGATTTTTCGAGAGAAGTAGCAACCTTATACATGTATGTATCACCTGTGCAATACCATAAAAAATTGCATTCCAAGAATTAAGTCACTATTTTCTGGGAGCACAAATGTTGGAGATCATTCGATATATCAAAAGCATCATCCAGATGCTTGAAATTGACCTTGAAATATACACACAAACACATTAAACTGGGACCACTAAATACACAAATTATTAATTTGCCATCACCTTCTTGGTCTGGTTGAAGTGGTATATCCGAACATGGCACAAACATATAAGGCAACCAACTGAGAAGAAGCTGACATCAAGCTAACCAATATCCTTTTCCGAAGCTTAGTCGAACAAGAACCTTGAGGTAGCCATGTCACCAGCCTTTGCATAGCCATCAATCATGATCGTGAAAGAAGCAACACTCTTTTCCGGCATAGCATCAAGCACTACCCTAGCATTGCCCAAATTTTTCACCTTCACAAAATCCCATATCATCGCATTCCATGATGCCACATTCCtctgaggcatttcatcaaacagccTCTTTGCCTCCACCATATTTCCAACCTTCACATAGCCAACCACCATAGCCGTCTATGAAACTACATTCTTCTTAGACATTTCCACATTTCCACATACATATCAACCATACATATCAACCAAACAGGTTCCAACAAACATATCACCTTCAACCCCCACACCTCAACGCCGAGCCATGGAGATATTTTCCTTCGCAGGATCTGCACATGCTTGAACAGGCCTTAATCACAGAAGAATAAGTGTACCTATCAGAAAGAGACTCATGTGCCTTCATGCGAATAAAAGCAGAGAGGGCATCGAAAAAGTAACTTCCTTTGGTGTGGGCTCCGATGAGGGAGTTCCAGAGAAAAGGGGAAGGGCCAAGGATGTGGTCGAAGACGGAGGTGTAATATGAAGCAGTGGTGGCAAAGGAGGCGGAAAGGAAAATGAAGCGGGAGATGATAAGGTGATCTTGCTCTATACCTCGTTGGATGA contains the following coding sequences:
- the LOC107633707 gene encoding pentatricopeptide repeat-containing protein At4g02750-like encodes the protein MVVGYVKVGNMVEAKRLFDEMPQRNVASWNAMIWDFVKVKNLGNARVVLDAMPEKSVASFTIMIDGYAKAGDTYMYKVATSLEKSLQGFEYVYGDIVSGVIDVNELGFLVKHMECMVRKMDRYVSNTKNLYSEMEVLNQLEQAMNKFQNNQNDESRRVIEQKLASQRQDIGGLFHACRQACNMAPRAAATLELSKNLHRFTGSTAPRPRRVGITTPPAC